The Dasypus novemcinctus isolate mDasNov1 chromosome 11, mDasNov1.1.hap2, whole genome shotgun sequence DNA window ATTTAAAAGGACTGAATCCATCATTAAAATCTCCCaatgaagaaaagtccaggaccagatggcttcacaggtgaattctacccagcattttgagaaatttaaataaccctgtttaaactcttccaaaaattgaagaagagggaaaattacacaacacattttatgaagccaacatcaccctaataccaaagccagataaagatataagaaaagaaaattgcagaccaatctctaatgaacatagatgcaaaaattctaaacaaaacaaTTGCCAATAgaccaacagcatataaaaaaaagacttatacatcacaaccaagtgggatttattcctcttatgcaaggctggttcaacataagaatcaACAATAATGCACCATATTAACCAATCAACATAAtgcaccatattaacaaattgaaagaaaaaaaacacataatcatcttGGTGAATGCAAAacaggcattcaacaaaattcaacatcctttcttgataaaaaacacttcaaaagataggaatagaaggaaaactcctcaatataataaaaggcatatattaaaaaaccaTAGCCAACATTACATTCaaaggagaaagactgaaagctttccctctaagatcggtaacaagacaaggatgaccactgtcaccattgttattcaatattgtgctagaagttcttgctagagcaattagaaaagaaaaaaatatgaaaggcatccaaattggaaaagaagtaaaactttcactatttgtggatgacatgattccatatttagaaaattctgaaatgtctacaacaaagctacctgagctaataaatgacttcagtgaagtgacaggatacaagatcaacaagcaaaaatcagtaatgtttctgtacactagtactgaacaatctgaggaggaaatcaaggaaaaattccatgtacaataggaaaaaaagtctcaaataccggaatcaatttaaccaaagaagtataggacctatatgcagaaaaccacaaaacaatgctaaaagaaaatttttaaaatttatttattccctccctccccctttgcagcttgcttattgtctgctctctgtgtctattcactgcatgttcttttctgtttttacttgtctccctttctgttgtgtcaccttgctgagttggctctctgcagcgcttgcgggccagcagctctctgcagcatgcgggccagcctgccttcacaaggacgccctgggacacgaacccagggcctcctgtatggtagatgggagcccaacttattgagccacagctgtttcctggctaaaagaaaatttgaaaaaaagacctaaacaaatggacattcagtgttcatggatttgaagactaaatattgtgaagatgcaatcctacccaaactgatttatagattcagtacaataccaatcaaaattccaacaacctactttacagaaatagaaaaggaaatcaccaaattcatttgtaagggaaagtgcacccgtatatccaaaagcattctaaaaaagaagagtgaaatgggaggaatttcactgcctgaccttgaaacacattacaaagttacagtggtcaaaatggaatggtgggaaacggacttggcccaatggatagggcatccgcctacgacatgggaggtctgtggttcaaaccccgggcctccttgacccgtgtggagctggcccatgtgcaatgctgatacgctcaaggagtgctgtgccacgtaggggtgtcccctgcttagaggagccccacgcgcaaggagtgcgccccataaggagagccgcccagcatgaaagaaagtgcagcctgcccaagaatgacactgcacacacggagagctgacacaacaagatgatgcaacaacaacaacaaaactggcatggtactggcataaagacaggcacattgATCAGTGAAacagaatcaagaactcagaaataaaccctcacctctacagtcaagtggtttttgtttcgttttgttgttttcaagatttatttaatttatttattccccctgccattgtttgtgcttgctgtctgctctctgtgtccattcgttgtgtgctcctcttcttttgaggaggcactgggaattgaacccaggatatcccatgtgggagggggcacacaatggcttaagccacctctgctccttgctttttgtgtctcttattgtgtttccttgttgggtctctttcttgcatcatcttcttgcatTAGTTTACCATGCCAACcggtcatgtcagctcactgtcttactcgtcttctttaggaggcaccaggaactgaacccaggaccttcaatgtgggaggtgggtgcctaactgcttgagccacacccgcttccttCAGCTGGCCTTTgctgttgttgctattgttgttttgacgtactgggactggggactgaacctgggacctcatatgtgggaagccctcaaccactgagccacatcagctcccttgagttgattctttcatttgttttgcttgttgtttgctgtgtttttttttaggaggcaccgggaaccaaacccaggacctcccatatgggaagcaggtgctcaatggcttaagtcacatccactccacattgacaaacctaccaagtccatgttaacagtctcttcaacaaatggtgctgagagaactggatatctataaccaaaagaaagaaagatccctatctcactccctatacgagaatcaactcaaaatggatcaaagacctaaatataaaagccaggactataaaacaagtagaagaaaatatagggaaacatcctAAAGACCTtgtgggaacagatgtggctcaaacaggtgggcgcccacctcccacacaggaggtcccaggtttagttccatgtgcctcctaaagaagacaagctggtggaaggctgatgtatgggacccttgtatgatgttatatatgtttgctttgtaagttcacaacttttactatacacttaattgtttacgtatgttcatatataaatgatacaaagatgtgtgagatatcatttcacacctatcagaatggtcactattaaaaagacagagaattacAAATCTGgaagaggctgtggagagataggaacaattattcactgttggtgggaatgcaaaatggtacaaccactgtggaaaaagtttggcagttcctatggaagttgaatataacttgccatgtgacccagcaagaccactactaggtatgtgcccagaagaactgagagcagtgacacaaacagacagctgcacaccaaggttcatagcaccattatttacgcttgccaaaagatggaaacaacctggatgtctaccaaccaatgaatggataaacaaattgtggtgtatacacatgatggaatattatggaataaatgaagtcttgaagcatatgacaacatggatgaacttagaggacattatgttgagtgaaggaagccaaacAGAAAAGAACAATACTGTAtcattgtgctactatgaactaaatatattgtgtaatctcatggagttgataacttgaatatgggtaaTTAGAAAATAGTAAATAGAATGAGGGATAagttgtgcagaattggtaaaaaggatatgtgttaatctatggaaatgaatagaaaaggtgaaagctcaacataatgtctgtaactagcagtaTTATTTTGTGGCTATGAaaggggtttaaagggaaagtctataTTACGAGATAGATtgacaatatttttaaatctggTGATACGAACTATtaggaagaatgggaaaaaatgatgaCTTTCATGAGCTTGTGCACATGTAAATTAGTGTAACCAGGTCATTATTAGAAAGATTTAAGATAAACATACTAGCTCTAGGATCCAGAGGGTCCAGTTCTAAAGTAAACACACTAGAGAAACTTCCACACTGTGATGGCTCTGTAAGCATCGTTGCTGTGCtatttgaaagaactaaattgTTCTTCAGGAAGCAAATAAACTTGAAATAATTCAGATGTGAATTGTATAAAGGAACCAAAAAgtgtatctcaaaaataatgtGGAGTAAAAAACTACCAATGCATCATTtcgatagaatttttaaaattaaaaacattatatataatatacatatatagagagtatattacataatatttatataacacattatatattatctattatatagatatatgatatatatgcattatataatgatacattatataatatatataatatatattatatgtgtgtgtatatatatgactCTAGACACATTTGTGTGCTGGCTGGAATGAGCTGGAAGAGTGAGAAAGATTGATGATTCAGGAAAGAGGAGAACCTAAAGAGTACCCTTCTTAAGATGGTGAAATGGATGGGAGAGTTTCAGAACTCTGGTGGAGGGAAGGGTTTTTGTAATGGATTATTCTTGAACATATCTCTTGAATTAGCCAAACTTCATGTTTGGCCTAAACAAGGTGAGGCAGTAGAAGTAAATTTTCTTCTCTGGGTAATTTTTCTCTACTTGTAATAAACAAATTAGTAGCAAGTAAGCaaattgtgagagaaaataaaataatatccagCCCATAACAATATTCAAAGTATAGAAAGTGAGGTTACTCCTCCTGAATTAAACAGTAGCTTTGAGCTCATATGCCAGTCCCAGTCAAAAGCACTGTCTGATTTACTAATCTCCCCATGGAAAATTAAGTATTTAAGCCAAACTAAGACCCTCAACTCAGAGGCCAGTACTCAGGGTCTTGTGATCCGAACTATTGCAGCCCTGTTGACTGAAAATGACTCTTGGTCCAATCCATGAGGCAGTCTAATTCTCTGAAAAACTGTTATTGGCTAATGCAGTACAGCAGGGGACTCCTGCCCACTGGGGAAATAGAGGAGAGGGGGGATGTGAAAAAAGTTAAGTCATATATATTCTACTTGTTTGTTAATCTCATGGCAGTTTTAAATATTAACTAACattttagttttataaattttctgactctgcaagcagatgtggctcacgccCTTGGgggcccgcctaccacatgggaggtccgggttccgatcccgtgcctcctaaagacgacgagcaagacagcgagctgatgacCACGTAACaagaacacaatgagagacacaagtagGGAGCGGAGGTGGTTCAAATGACTCCACACctcctttccacatgggaggtcctgggttccattctaGTGCCTCCTATGAAAATGgagatagacagagagagcacagaAAAAACacagtggtgggggaggggaggataaataaaatctttttttaaaaaatgacttgacTCATCTAtggaaatgttaattttttaaaagaccagtGACCAACTTGATTTTATGTAATCCAATATCACTGTATTCTTTTATCCCCTTTCATAACCAAGCATAATCATAAGCAATTATATCAGCTTATAATAATACGAATTAACCTCTATTACTGGCAGATTTATTAAGTATATATCCGCAATTTTCCACAAATGACTTAAACTAGCAAATGCAACTGTGTCCACCAAAATGTGAGTTAAATATATATTGAACATATATAATACATGAAGTTGTATCATTTCAGCACTTAAAACAATTTGTAACTGCGGTTTCTTGTTGCAAAAATGCAGCCGAGTAACCAGTGTATGAAACAGTACAGTAGCGGTGGAACTGAACATGTATGTAACAAAGAGCTGGTGTGTAGAACGGAGAAAGGAGGttttgaaaacaagaaaaatattactATTTCTAATTTAATAGAACATGTATCCCCATGAGTATTAATATGAGCATATATAAAACTTTATGGAACAGACTGTTTCCTAAAAgttcttccttcagtttctggTTCATTTAATTACATCACAAAAGAGCTGTTTCCTCAAGGTCCGATGAAAATCGGTATTTCCACGGGCATTGATCGATTAATTATTTGCCATCTAATCATCTACTACATGACAGGTAATCTGGACAAACGGGTGTTACTCGACCtcctttaatatgtttttttcttgaaaaGATGTTTTGAAATACCTTAAATCGTTAGTAAATTCTGACATGTGCGTGCTTTTCCTGGGGACAAGGTCCATAACGCTCAAAGATGTTCAAAGGAGGTGTTGACCCCAAAGAATCGATGGATTCATCAGTATAAGCTCTGTTCGGTCACAGGGAACCACACAGAGCCTCCGGGGCTTCCTCACCCAGCAGACGCTGAACCACCCTCCCGGGGTTCCTCCCGCGCGATCCTCCCAGGCGCGGCCTCCAGCAGGCGTCGCTACGACGCCTAAGCCGCGCCCGCGCGCTGCTCCGACCCGCTCTCTCTGCGCCGGCGCCGGCGGAAGGGGCGGGGCACAGGCAAAGGGCGGGGCAAGGCAAAGGGCGGCCCAGAGGCCGGCGGTCGGCGCCGCGGATGGGAGGGTGAGAGGGGTCGGTTTTCCCGACCTGCAGGTAATTGCACCCTACTGTGCGCGCCGCCCCGCCTCTGTCCAGGCATCCGCGCCGCCCTCGCCCAGGTGCCCGGTCCTCCTCCGTTGCTTCACCGCGCGTACCTGTGGATGTGGGGCATGGTGCACTCCTGTTCGCTGCGGAGTTTCCTCCGCGTGAGCCTCTCGGGCCGGGCCCTCAGCGGGTCACCCCGTGGGTTGCAGGGGCGGTGGGAGTCGGTCGGACCAAAGCTGCCTGCCCCTCGGGCCGGCCGCTGCGCTGGCTTCAGCCGTAGACTGGGAGTCTGGGCGTAAAGTTGGCCAGTTGCCCTTGACCTTGGCGACCCGGGGAAGGTGCGCAGCCTGGAGGGGTGGTGAGGGAGCGGGGAGAACCTGGCCCTTCCTCAGCTGTCAGCGTCCGAGGACTCCAGAAGGGGAGTTATTATTACTAACAATAGACCTGAAAGTACTTAGACCTGGTTTTCCATTTCGTGTAACAGTGAACAGACCCAGGAACGTGCAGTGATTCGCAGAGTTGTCTCTGGATTCCAGATGTAATTTTTCTTACAGCCTTGGATTAGTGCGCACACATGATACCGCTCCTGTAGGGCTCACCAGAAGTCTCCCATGGGCTTCCTGCCGCGATCCCCTTCCTACTGACTACCACACCACTGCCAAAGTGATCCTCTAGGATCACTTCCCTCCTTAAGATCTTCCTGCGGCTCCCATGCTTTCTGGTCAAGTCCATGTGTTGGTATGCAAGGCCCCTTGCCCCATCACTCCTGTCACATCTTTGTGCGTTCTTTTCCCAGTTCATTCTAGCCCTCCTGATCCATCTTCCTTCCACAACTATTAAGTATTTACCATCTGTCAAGCATTATTCTGGGTGCTTGAGATTCAACAGAGGAAAAAAGTACAGGTAAAGATTGCTACCCTTGAGTTCATAGTCTACTGGGAAGACAGGCAAAACCCAGTAAAATTACATAACATGTTATACAGTGGTAAGTGTTATGGGAGAAGAAAGTAGAGCAGGGTAAGGAGTATTGGGAGAGCAAGATGCCTGTTCAGTGGGTAAACCTTGCTGAGCTGACGTTTGAGACTTTAAGAAGGTGAGGAGTTATCCACACAGTTATCTGGGGTAAGGGCAACAGTGAGCAATTCTGAGATTATGTTCTTAGACTTTTGGCATTgaaatcttctttctttcatgaaaTTATTGTAGGGATagtggcaatttttaaaaaatctttggcAAAATAAGAGTAGAAGAGTAGCTGTTAGtttcttgtggtttttttttttttttttggtttgttttaaatttttattgtagtgatCCATGAAATACAAGTCTAGGGTCTCCTGAAATatgctgttttcttcctttatccCTGCTTATATAAATTTAAAGTTCTTTCTATGAATGGGTAGTGTTCATTTTCTGTTAAATTAGAATATAAGTGGAAAATAATTTCTGGCAATATTTTTCTTGAAAGTGCTTCAAGGAACTTCTATTCAGTATTTTAGAGTATTCCAtagctcttttaaaattttaatttattttcaattatagTTCTGTTGAAGAGCAGCTTTTAAATTGAGCTTGCCTTCTCATTTAAAACCCAGACATAAATTGGGGGCCCAAGAATGGGGGGATAATAGAGTTGGAGCGTGTTGTGTCTGCCTCATTCATGCCAGGAAAAATAAGACCCAAAATGTGAACGAATATAAATTGGGAGTAGCTAGCTATATGCTTTTGAGTGAGCCTTACAGGTAATTGCTGTTGTCAGCTTTGTGATTAAAGGGAAAGTAGAGAGGGAAATCTTGACAATCATTATCAAAGAAATCAGTCCCAAAATATAACCTTGGCACAAAGGAAAGTCATTTGTGGATTCAAAGTTTTGAGGGTATTGGCCATATGGAAACGTCTTGCATTATGGAATCACTGTCTCCAAAACCATCTTGGGTGTACTTAGAACTTctgcctccatcatcataagGTGGTTTCTGCTGCATTTGGGGTAGGGGTAGGAATTGATTGCTGTCTGGCATATCAGTAACGTGAGACCTCAGGAAACAATTATCCAGTTTTACGTCTCCAGGCTCTTTCCTTCTCTGCTAGTTAATCCCTCTATTAAACAGTGTGAAGGAGatgtaaaaggaaataaaatgcagaTATGTCCAATATGTTCATTCCTAGCTCTGATTCGCTGGAGTTGGCCGTTGAAATAAAGTTTAGGGAATCAATTTGGGTTTTAGTAAATCACAATCTGGTGTCCCCCATTGGCAAAGTCAGTATTGTAAAGATATTGAAAGATATATCAGTAAACAGTTTTCccatgagactttttttttttttgagaaaatgaaaCATTGGGAACTATTAATATTAGTCTTCATTAGGAAACAATATAATCAAAGCTAATTTTTGGGAGGGGGAGAGTAGGACCAGTTCACACACTATTTCATTTGCTCCTCATGGCAGCCTTATGAGGTAAACAGGTTAATGACAGCTGAGAGACTCATTGTGTGGTCCTTGGAATGTGCAGCCTAGTGGGAGAGCCTAGTATAGTACTGTGTTTACAATGTTAATGGCGTGTATGGTTTATGTTGTAAGAATGCGACACCACTGCACTTTTGAAATAAAACTGAATTATTGTCTGTTCCAGGTTACATGCGCCATGGCTATGACTAGTGTCAGGTTGCCTGCAGGTGTTTTAAGAAAGCCAGATGCCTGGATTGGACTCTGGGGAGCACTCCAAGGAATACCTTCTTCATACAAACCCTGTGCTTCCTGGAATCgatacttttatttttcaccTACCAGGTTAAATGCATCCAATTATAAAACACTTTTCCATAATATTTTCTCACTGAGATTCCCAGGGCTTTCAATATCTCCAGAAtatgtttttccattttccttaagACTCAAAAGCAAGATGAGCTCTCAAAAATCCACTAAAAAGACTCTACACAAAGTAGAAGATGAAGTTGACACTGATGAAGAGAGGGATCATGATGAGATGAGTGAGCAAGAAGAGGAGCCTGAGGATGatcccactgtggtcaaagaCTATAAAGACCTAGAAAGGGTTGTGCAGTCTTTTCGGTATGATATTATCCTGAAATCTGGGCTAGATGTTGGAAGAAAGTGAGTATGATGCCTGTTTTATTATAAATCCATTTATCTTCTTCTTGGTTATTTTAAGGTAATGTTACAAATAATCACTTGGCCCATGTTATGGTGAAGAGTAACCATACATATAAAAGGACCTTACaggtaactgtattagtcagccaaaggggtgcggatgcaaaataccagaaatctgttgtcttttatatccttttataaaggatatttatttgggttagaagcttagagttaccaggccataaagcataagttacttctctcaccaaagtctgttgccatgtattggagcaagatggctgctgatgtccagcctttctcttcctcttaaggctccacagttccagcttcttccagtatcagctgtaggctgagatgAGTCTGCTcgctctcccagggctcatttctctccgggCATAGCtaactgctctggtctctccacaaggtcagctgtagactgtcaggctctctttcttcccagggcctctgctgtacctatggagctgtctctattccttctgtgttcttctttatgtttacttcctgggactccagcatcaaaaaactccaactaactcctctgccttgtcattttctctttgagtCCGCACTCCCTTGGTGGGAAGGACTCAGCagcttactgatgtggcccaatcaaagccctaaatttaatcaagtaaaagtgaaacttctgaagataagtttacaaacacaatccaatatttatttttggaattcataaacaatatcaagctACAACAGTAACCTTTTTGAatgatttcattttatagataaaaaacTGATGTCCAAAAAAGTCAAGTGCTTGCTCACAATCCCATGTGCCATGTTTTCTTCATTCTAAGACACAGTTGACCGTACGATGAATCATGGATTTAAAAACAGCTTCTTGAGGAGGAATGGCATCAGCACATTAGATTATATATCACAAGCATAAGGTGTACTTGATTTTCACAAATAGTGCACTGTGAGAAATACTACTTAGGACCAAGGGAGGCAGGATAAGGTGGTGGTGCAGAATGCAGGTGCTGGAGCCAGACTACTAGGGTTTGAATCCTTGCCTGTGTGTGACTATGGGCAAgtcacttctctgtgcctcagtttcctcacctataataTGGGGAAATAAAACctacttgagggaagcagatgtggcaactgatagaacatcggcctaccatataggaggtccagggttcaaggggtctcctgacccacgtggtgagctggccctcgtgcagtgctgatgcacacaaggagtgctgtgccatgtgggAGTGtgggagtgtcccccgtgtaggggagcccatgcgcaaggagtgcacccagcaagaagagctgcccacatgaaaaaagcgcagcctgcccaggagtggcactgcacacacgaagagctgacagcAAGGTAACGCAATAAAAACAGACTCCTGGTGcagccgagaatgcaagtggacccagaagaacacacagtgaatgggcatgagagcagacagtgggggtgggggaggggaggggaaagataaaataaaattaaaaacctacTTGAGAAGTTTGTTAAAAGGATTTCATGAGTACTATATAATCTATCTAAAGCACTAATAACATGCcaagcacatagtaggtattccATATAAGCTATTATGAAAATACTGCATGTGTTCATATATAATACATGGGGATATTTAGCCAACATTGATTGTGTGCCTACTGCATGAAAGGTAAGAATTGAGATATGAATAATAAATTCAAAAAGATTTCATTGTATAATCGACACCATTGTGACTAATTTAATGTtgtagtttaattttttaatcctTAAAGCTAGTAAATTCGTAAAGATGACTCTGAGCCTACAGGCCTCCCTCTTGACACCCTAATTGGGATTTGCTGAACTTTCTCTAAAATTTGGCATACTCAAAAAGtggtctctccctctcctcacagTAGTAGCTACTGTTTCCTTAAGCAGAACCCCCAATGTCAGTTACTGGATCAGGTCATCGAAATGAAAGGCATTGCTTTTTGTATGTTCCCCTCGTCTCGTTGCCCCAGGTATTTAAATTCAGGGAGATAGTAGCAGCTGGATTGGGATTTCCCCAGCCTCAGCGCACACTAGCAGAGGGTTTCTTAATGGCCTCCCCATATGTGTGGTTTTTggattttctttcagagtacaGAGCAGGAATCGGAAAGGAAGTACCTGCTTACTTTGGCAGTCCTGAATCACTGGGGCTATAGGCTTGGCAGCAAATCGGTGGTGTACCCCAGGGCCCTAGGCCATGAATGGAGCGTGACAACCTTCTCTGAAAGCCCCATCAGAGTACTAATTAACTGTGTGGTAGTCATAGCAAATCTTTACAGCAGTTCAGCATCTTTTCAGAAGTGCTGTTGGGCTCCTGTGGTAGTTACTGTGGGAGCAGTTGATTTTCGCTTTTCTAGCACCCAGAATGGAGATTGTTGGTGAGTGTTGGTCACTGCCAGAATAAATATGAATGGCAGTGTTTCTctgaaatataattattttgagtatatttctattttaaagcattttactttttttcttttttaatagcaaAGTGGAAGATGCATTCTACAAAGGTGAGCTCAGGCTGAATGGGGAAAAATTATGGAAGAAAAGCAGAACGGTGAGCTATCAAACCTATAATGACAATcagatttttttgtgtgatgcTCTGCCAGCCCTC harbors:
- the MTRES1 gene encoding mitochondrial transcription rescue factor 1, encoding MAMTSVRLPAGVLRKPDAWIGLWGALQGIPSSYKPCASWNRYFYFSPTRLNASNYKTLFHNIFSLRFPGLSISPEYVFPFSLRLKSKMSSQKSTKKTLHKVEDEVDTDEERDHDEMSEQEEEPEDDPTVVKDYKDLERVVQSFRYDIILKSGLDVGRNKVEDAFYKGELRLNGEKLWKKSRTVKVGDTLDLLIGEDKEAETETVMRIVLKKVFEEKTEKDKYRVMLRLWKKLKLPKKSVSK